Proteins from one Fragaria vesca subsp. vesca linkage group LG6, FraVesHawaii_1.0, whole genome shotgun sequence genomic window:
- the LOC101309177 gene encoding uncharacterized protein LOC101309177: MACKLPSISASAVTAAALVAAAASPTLVIPSDLHPDLITTDAEDQSILESIAQDVVDVVFACIADESGDGELRCVLHLNYEIFEAEEIYGPPGTGKVFRDEAVEVTGVLEDVTNVAEEAVSSGHGDCEEAGDFFDCFEGVGIAMKDGFVEARRRSF, from the exons ATGGCGTGCAAACTTCCGTCGATCTCTGCTTCTGCGGTGACCGCCGCTGCTCTTGTTGCAGCAGCAGCATCTCCGACTCTCGTTATTCCATCCGATCTGCATCCTGATTTGATTACG ACTGATGCTGAAGATCAGTCCATCTTGGAATCGATAGCACAAGATGTTGTGGATGTTGTTTTCGCCTGCATTGCTGACGAATCGGGAGATGGAGAGCTTCGATGTGTTTTACATCTG AACTATGAGATTTTTGAGGCAGAAGAGATCTATGGACCTCCAGGAACTGGTAAGGTCTTTAGAGATGAGGCAGTGGAGGTTACCGGTGTGCTCGAGGATGTTACTAATGTAGCAGAGGAGGCTGTATCCTCTGGACATGGTGATTGCGAGGAAGCTGGTGACTTTTTTGACTGTTTCGAGGGTGTGGGAATTG CTATGAAGGATGGGTTTGTGGAGGCTAGAAGGAGGAGCTTCTGA
- the LOC101308892 gene encoding golgin candidate 6-like, which produces MDLVNSYKGVVGLVFGNEKSSSSNEDSHVERLLDCISNGKLAEDRRTAMVELQSVVAESSGAQLAFGAMGFPVMMGVLREERDDVEMIRGALETLVGALTPIEHSKIPKNEIQPALMNTDLLSREADSISLLLSLLSEEDFYVRYYTLQLLTALLTNSPNRLQEAILTIPRGITRLMDMLMDREVIRNEALLLLTYLTREAEEIQKIVVFEGAFEKIFSIIREEGGSDGGVVVQDCIELLNNLIRKNASNQILLRETIGFDPLMSILKLRGSTYSFTQQKTINLLSSLETINLLIMGGSEADPGKDANKLANKTTLVQKKVLDHLLMLGVESQWAPVAVRCAALQCVGNLIIGHSKNLDAIASKVLGEGPQEPALNSILRIILRTSSVQEFVAADYVFKSFCEKNADGQKMLASTLIPQPHSMTHAPLEEDVNVSFGSILLQGLTMSENEVDLETCCRAASVLSHIMKDNVHCKEKVLHIELEAPTPSLGASEPLMYRMVTYLALSSSMKNKDGKSSGNAYIQPILLKMLVTWLADFPSAVHCFLDSRPHITYLLELVSSSSATVFIKGLAAVLLGECVIYNKSGESGKDAFTVVDSISQKVGLTSYFLKFDEMRKSFLFTSARSAEPPKQLTRSASAGMVEPEDVEENNLSDQKDEDLPVLSSIFDAAFVNLVKSLEANIREKIVEVYSQPKSNVAVVPAELEQKSGESDGEYIKRLKEFVEKQCFEIQDLLGRNASLAEDVAATGGASHSRSEQGTGSDRVHVEALRRDLQEASKRLELLKAEKAKIESEASMYKNLAGKMESDLKSLSDAYNSLEQANFQLEKEVRGEKGVGSLAFPDVDAIRAQAREEAQKESEAELNDLLVCLGQEQSKVEKLSGRLLELGEDVDKLLEDIGDDMGLPADGEEEEE; this is translated from the exons ATCCGAGGTGCCCTAGAAACTCTTGTAGGTGCCTTGACTCCTATTGAACATTCAAAAATCCCAAAGAACGAGATTCAACCAGCTTTGATGAACACGGATTTGCTTTCTAGAGAAGCAGACAGCATTTCACTTCTCTTAAGTTTGTTG TCAGAGGAGGATTTCTATGTACGGTATTACACTCTTCAGCTTTTGACCGCTCTTCTCACGAATTCTCCAAATAG GTTACAGGAAGCCATTCTGACCATACCTCGTGGTATAACTCGCCTAATGGATATGCTTATGGATCGTGAG GTTATACGAAATGAGGCCTTGTTACTACTTACTTACTTGACACGTGAAGCTGAG GAAATTCAAAAAATTGTGGTCTTTGAAGGTGCTTTTGAAAAGATCTTCAGCATCATCAGAGAGGAAGGTGGCTCAGATGGTGGTGTTGTTGTCCAG GACTGTATTGAACTGTTAAACAACCTTATTCGGAAGAATGCATCTAATCAG ATACTACTGAGGGAGACAATTGGATTTGATCCATTAATGTCAATTTTGAAGTTACGAGGAAGTACTTACAGTTTCACTCAACAAAAG ACAATTAATCTACTCAGTTCGTTGGAAACTATTAATTTGCTAATTATGGGAGGTTCAGAGGCTGATCCTGGAAAAGATGCAAATAAGCTGGCAAACAAGACAACTCTTGTTCAG AAAAAAGTCTTGGACCATCTTTTAATGCTGGGTGTAGAAAGCCAGTGGGCACCTGTTGCTGTCCGTTGTGCG GCATTACAATGCGTTGGTAATCTGATTATTGGACATTCCAAGAATCTTGATGCCATTGCAAGCAAAGTTCTTGGGGAGGGGCCACAGGAACCTGCTCTGAACTCAATTCTACGAATCATCTTAAGGACATCTAGTGTACAAGAATTTGTTGCAGCAGATTATGTTTTTAAGAGCTTTTGTGAG AAAAATGCTGATGGCCAAAAAATGTTAGCGTCAACATTGATTCCTCAACCACATTCAATGACTCATGCACCGCTTGAGGAAGATGTGAACGTGTCATTTGGAAG CATATTGTTACAAGGTCTTACCATGAGCGAGAATGAAGTTGATCTTGAG ACATGTTGCAGAGCTGCCAGTGTTCTATCTCATATCATGAAAGACAATGTCCACTGCAAGGAAAAG GTGTTACATATTGAACTTGAAGCACCTACGCCATCTTTAGGCGCTTCTGAACCTCTAATGTATCGCATGGTAACATACTTGGCCCTTTCCTCTTCCATGAAAAACAAAGATGGGAAGTCAAGTGGAAATGCATATATTCAACCAATTCTCTTGAAAATGCTGGTGACTTGGCTAGCTGATTTCCCTAGTGCTGTGCATTGCTTCCTAGATTCACGTCCCCACATCACATATCTGCTCGAGTTGGTATCCAGTTCATCTGCTACAGTGTTCATAAAGGGACTGGCGGCTGTTCTTCTGGGAGAGTGTGTTATCTACAATAAATCTGGTGAAAGTGGGAAAGATGCTTTTACTGTAGTTGATTCCATAAGCCAGAAGGTTGGACTCACATCATACTTTCTGAAGTTTGATGAAATGAGAAAAAGCTTCCTTTTCACCTCTGCAAGGTCTGCTGAGCCCCCTAAACAGTTAACTAGATCTGCTTCTGCTGGTATGGTAGAGCCTGAAGATGTTGAGGAGAACAATTTATCTGATCAGAAAGATGAGGATCTACCGGTTCTGTCCTCAATCTTTGATGCTGCATTTGTAAACCTTGTTAAGAGTTTAGAGGCAAACATCAGAGAAAAAATTGTTGAGGTTTACAGTCAACCAAAGAGCAATGTGGCAGTGGTGCCAGCAGAATTGGAACAAAAGAGTGGGGAAAGCGATGGGGAGTATATTAAGCGGCTGAAGGAATTTGTGGAAAAGCAATGCTTTGAAATACAG GACCTCCTTGGCCGCAATGCAAGCTTGGCTGAGGACGTAGCAGCAACTGGTGGGGCCAGTCATTCTCGGTCTGAACAAGGCACAGGCTCAGATAGAGTTCACGTAGAGGCACTTAGACGAGATCTTCAAGAAGCCTCTAAGCGGTTGGAGTTGCTCAAGGCAGAGAAAGCCAAGATTGAATCTGAGGCATCCATGTATAAAAACTTGGCTGGCAAGATGGAATCCGACCTGAAGAGTCTATCAGATGCTTACAACAGTCTTGAGCAGGCCAATTTCCAACTAGAAAAGGAGGTAAGAGGTGAAAAGGGTGTGGGGTCTTTGGCCTTTCCAGATGTGGATGCAATTAGAGCTCAGGCAAGGGAAGAAGCTCAGAAGGAGAGCGAGGCAGAGCTGAATGATCTTCTCGTATGCCTCGGACAAGAACAGAGCAAGGTTGAAAAGCTTAGTGGTAGGTTGTTGGAGTTGGGGGAGGACGTGGACAAGCTGCTTGAAGATATTGGAGATGATATGGGATTGCCTGCAGATGGTGAAGAGGAGGAAGAGTGA